A part of Chloroflexota bacterium genomic DNA contains:
- a CDS encoding TlpA family protein disulfide reductase: MRISGKPLGLLVSALALLLAAGLALAPAATAAPASQEMMRPAWHTLPLADARTGQSFTLADFAGKTVYVEPMATWCTNCRQQMSAIRDHVRGQIDPRQVVFVGLSVETNLAPDALAAYVNAQGFDWTFAVMSQEMLQALAGQFGRTVTNPPAVPHFLILPDGSTTDLSTGFQSADALLAKLDEASMMHPMGAQPMTDPSMSSDSMPDKPMSDPSMGNNQMPGGAMPDKPMDQMPRP, translated from the coding sequence ATGCGAATCTCTGGCAAGCCTCTCGGATTGCTCGTCAGCGCCCTGGCGCTGCTGCTCGCCGCTGGCCTGGCACTCGCGCCGGCGGCGACCGCCGCGCCGGCCTCCCAGGAGATGATGCGACCGGCCTGGCACACGCTCCCGCTCGCCGACGCCCGCACCGGCCAGAGCTTCACGCTGGCAGACTTCGCCGGCAAGACCGTCTACGTCGAGCCGATGGCCACCTGGTGCACCAACTGCCGCCAGCAGATGAGCGCCATCCGCGATCACGTGCGCGGGCAGATCGATCCGCGGCAGGTCGTGTTCGTCGGGCTGAGCGTCGAGACGAACCTCGCGCCTGATGCGCTGGCCGCGTACGTCAACGCCCAGGGCTTTGACTGGACGTTCGCCGTCATGAGTCAGGAGATGCTGCAGGCCCTGGCCGGGCAGTTCGGGCGGACCGTCACCAACCCGCCGGCCGTGCCACACTTCCTGATCCTGCCGGACGGCTCGACCACCGATCTGAGCACCGGTTTCCAGTCGGCAGACGCGCTGCTGGCGAAGCTCGATGAGGCCAGCATGATGCACCCGATGGGCGCGCAGCCGATGACCGATCCGTCGATGTCCAGCGACTCGATGCCGGACAAGCCGATGTCGGACCCCTCGATGGGCAACAACCAGATGCCCGGCGGCGCGATGCCGGACAAGCCGATGGACCAGATGCCGCGTCCCTGA